The stretch of DNA TGCCCAAGGATCGGCGTGATCCGAAAACGCGCGCCGCGGGCAATGTCGCGGGGCCGGTGACGGTGACCGGGCTGCTGCGCGTCACCGAGCCCGAGGGCGCATTCCTGCGTTCGAACGATGCGGCGGCGGGCCGCTGGTTTTCGCGCGATGTCGCGGCGATCGCGAAGGCGAGGGGGCTCGGCAACACCGCGCCCTATTTCGTCGATGCCGATGCCTCGCCCAACCCCGGCGGCTACCCGGTCGGCGGGCTGACTATCGTGCGCTTTCCCGACAATCATCTGGTCTATGCGCTGACCTGGTTTGCGCTTTGTGCGCTCAGCCTCTTTTTTGCATGGCGGCTGTGGCGTATTCGCGATTGATGACCCGCCCAACCATCCCTGCGACCACGCCTTCGAGGGCGCCCGCCGGCCGCCGCAACATGACGCTGCTGATCCAGCTGCGCTGGATCGCGGTCGGGGGCCAGCTCGCGACGATCGGGATCGTCAGCGGGCCGATGGGTATCGCGCTGCCGCACGCGCCTCTGCTCGCCGCGATCATGGTGCTGATCGCGATCAATTTCGCGAGCATCGCCTTGCTCCGCCGCGGCCGCGCGGTGACCAATGCCGAGCTGACCGCGGTGCTGCTGTTCGACGTTGCGGCGCTCTGCTGGCAGCTCCACCATAGCGGCGGGCTCGCTAATCCCTTTGCCTCGCTGTTCCTGTTGCAGGTCGTGATCGGCGCGATCCTGCTCACCCCGCGTTCGTCGTGGGCGATCGTCGTCGCGGCGCTCGCCGCGCTCGCGGCGCTGCGCGTCGATCCGACGCCGCTCGTGCTGCCGCCCGCTTACGCCGGCGATCCGATGGGGCTGTATCTGAAGGGCAGCTTCGTGTGCTTCCTGCTGATCGCGGTGCTGTTCGTCGCTTTCGTCACGCGGATCAACCGCAACCTGCGCGATAGCGACGCCGCGCTCGCGACGAGCAGGCAGCGCGCGGCTGAAGAGGACCATATCGTGCGCATGGGGCTGCTCGCGTCGGGCGCGGCGCATGAGCTTGGGACGCCGCTGTCGACGCTGTCGGTGCTGATCGGCGACTGGAAGGCGGCGCCGCGGCTCGCGAAGGACCGCGAGATGCAGGAGGATCTCGCCGACATGGATGCGGCGGTGCAGCGCTGCAAGGCGATCGTCAGCGGCATTTTGATGTCGGCGGGCGAGGCGCGCGGCGAGGCACCGCAATTGACGACGATGCGCGCCTCGTTCAACGAGATCGTCGCGCACACGCGTGCGGTGCGCCGCCCCGGCACGGTCGAATTCAACGACCGCTTCGGTGCCGATGTCGCGATCGTGTCGGACCCCGCGCTGCGACAGGTGATCGGCAACGTGCTCGATAACGCGGCCGAGGTGTCGCCCGACTGGACGCGCTTCACGACGTCGCGTGACGGCGACATGCTGGTGATCGAGATCGCCGATCAAGGCCCGGGCTTTAGCCCGGAGATGCTGGAGAATTTCGGCCAGCCCTACCGCTCGACCAAGGGCCGCCCCGGCGGCGGGCTCGGCCTGTTCCTGCTCGTCAACGTGCTGCGTAAGCTGGGCGGTGGCGCGAGCGTGTCCAATCGCGACGTGGGCGGCGCGCTCGTCCGGATATTCCTGCCTATTTCGGCCCTGGCACGGCCCGATGGAGAGAAGGCATGACCGAGGTCGAGGATAGCGGGCGACGCTTGCTGATCGTCGAGGATGACGAAACCTTCGCGCGGACGCTGAAACGCTCGTTCGAGCGGCGCGGCTATGCGGTCGAGGTAGCGCATAGCCCGGAGGAGATGGATGCGCTGCTCACGGCGTTCCGGCCCGGCTATGCGGTCGTCGATCTGAAGCTGGGCGGCGCGTCGGGGCTGGCGTGCGTGCAGACGTTGCGGGCGTCGGATGCGACGATGCGGATCGTCGTGCTCACCGGCTTTGCGAGCATCGCGACCGCGGTCGAGGCGATCAAGCTCGGCGCCTCCTATTATCTCGCCAAGCCTTCGAACACCGACGATATCGAGGCGGCGTTCGACCGCGCCGAGGGCAACGCCGAAACGCCGCTCGACGCGCGTCCGTCGTCGATCAAGACCGTCGAGTGGGAGCATATCCACCAGATTTTGGTCGAGACCGATTTCAACATTTCGGAGACCGCGCGCCGGCTCGGCATGCACCGGCGCACGCTGGCGCGAAAGCTGGAGAAAAGGCAGATCCGCTAGGCTGCGGCGGCGCTATTTCTTCTCGACCAGCTCGCGCAGCAGGAAGCCGTGGAGCATCGCGGCGCGCACCGCATCCTCGGCATGGTCGGCGCCGACCGAATGGCCGCCCTCCAGATATTCGTGATAATAGACGCGGTTGCCGTTCTCCATCAGCCGCGCGGCATATTTGCGCGCGTGGCCGGGGTGGACGCGGTCGTCCTTGGTCGAGAGATAGAGGAAGGTCGGCGGGTATTTCACGCCCTTGCGGATATTGTGATAGGGCGAATATTTCGACAGGAACGCCCAATCCTCGGGCACGTCAGGATCGCCATATTCGGCGACCCACGAGGCGCCCGCGAGCATCTTGTCGTAGCGCCACATATCCTTGATCGGCGAGCCCGAGATTACCGCGCCATAGAGGTCGGGGCGCTGCGTCATCGCCGCGCCGACGAGCACGCCGCCGTTCGAGCGGCCCGAGATCGCGATCTTGCCCTTTGCGCTGACGCCGGTCTTCACCAGATCCTCGGCGACCGCGTGGAGGTCGTCGAAGCTCGCCTGGCGCTTTTCGCGCAGCGCCGCCTGGTGCCAGGCGGGGCCATATTCGCCGCCCCCGCGGATGCCCGCGAGGACATAGGCGTTGCCGTCCTCGACCCAGAACAGGCCGAGCGGACCGGCGCGGTACGGCTGACCGGTGAGATAACCCGGCGTCTGTGCCGAGCGGAACCCGCCATAGGCGTGGATCAGCGCCGGAACCGGCGCCTCGCTGTCCGATTTCTTCAGGACGAGGAAATAGGGCACGCGCGTGCCGTCCTTCGAGGTCGCGAAGCGCTTTTCGACGAACATTTCCTTCGCATCGAAGGTCGCGGGCAGGCTTTGGACGGCTTGCGGCGCGCCGGTTTCGCCGACGGCATAGAGCGTGGGCGGCATCAGCATCGTCTCGGCGGTGGCAAGGACGATATCGCGCCTGCCGATCGTCCCCGCGATGGTCACGGTCGCCTTGTCGGCGAGCGCGACCTCCTTCTGGCTCCATTGGCCGCTCGCGGGATCGCGGCGGAGCGCGAACAGCTTGCCCTCGACATCGTCGAGCGCCTTCACCCACAGGATATTGTCGGTCGCCGAGACATTCTCGATCGCCTGCGCCTTCGTCGGGGTCATCGCGGTGACGATCGGCACCTGCCGGTCGGCGGACATGTCGGCGAGCGACAAGGAGACGAGCGAGCCCGCGGGGATATTCGCCCAATCCTTGTTGAGGAAGATGATCAGCTGTCCGTCGACGACGTCGCGTACACTCGCGGTGTCGGGAACGATCGTCGAGATATAACGCGAGCCGTCGATGTTCCGCAGCTTGATGTCGGTGGTGTAGAAGGTCTTGCCGCGACTGATCATCGGCCAGCGCTTGTCGCCGTCGGTGAAGGCGAAGACGTTCATGCCGACGTCTTCCTGCTCGCCTTCGGCCACGGTTTCGGCCGACGCGAGCGGAGTGCCGCGTTTCCAGCGCTTGACGATGCGCGGATAGCCCGACGCGGTCATGCTACCCGCGCCATAGTCGGTCGCGACGAGCAGGGTGTCGGCATTTTCCCATGTCACGCTGCTCTTCGCCTGCGGCAGTGCGAAGCCGCCGGTGACGAAGCTTTTGGTCGTGCGGTCCCATTCGCGGACGATGTCGGCGTCGGTGCCGCCGGGGCTCAGCGAGACGAGGCAGCGTTTGTAATCGGGCGCGAGGCAGTTGGCGCCGTGCCAGACCCAGCTCTGTTTTTCGGCCTTGCCGAGCGCGTCGACGTCGATCAGCACCGTCCAGACGGGCTTGCCGGCGAGGTAAGCGTCGAGCGGGCTCTGGCGCCAGATGCCGCGCGGGTTGGCGGCGTCGCGCCAGAAATTGGTGATCGTATCGCCCATCACCTCGCCGGGCATCGCGATCTGGCGGTCGTCGTCGAGAATTTCGCGCGCGCGCTTGCGATCGGCCTCGAAACCCGGGCGGTTCGTGATCAGCTTATCGGTGGCCGCATTTTCCTTTTTGACCCAGTCGAGAGCCTTTGTGCCCTCGATATCCTCAAGCCAGAGGTACCGGTCCTTGTCTTGCGGCGCGGCGGTGGCGACGGCGGTGATCGAACAGCTGAGGGCAAGCGCGGCAAGGCTGGCGCGGATCATTCGGAAAGTCTCCCCTGGGGTGTGGAGGCGCTGTGCTAGCACCGTCACACAGTACAAGGAAGCATCGTCATCCCGGCGAAGGCCGGGATCTCGACGTAGAATGAAATCGCAACGATGAGATCCCGGCCTTCGCCGGGATGACGGATAAATTACTGGTCGATGATGATCGTGCCCGGGTGATGCTTGTCGAGATGCTTCTTGATGATCCGGAGATTGCGCGTGTTCGAGCGGAAGAAGAAGTCGAACGCGTCGCCGACGAGCGGGATCGCGCCGAGCGCGGTATCGACGCCGAGATTGCCGACCATGCGCCAGATCTTCCACTTCGGCATGCCGAGGTTGCGCGCTTCCCAGATGAGATAAGCGCCCATCGTCGCGGCGATCACGTCGCCGACGACGGGGACAAGCCCGACGATCGCGTCGAGGCCGACCGGGCGGTTGATGCCGGGGATGATAAAGCTGCGTTCGAGCAGGATTTCCAGCGTTTCGACGCGCTTGCGCAGCGCGGCGGGGTCGTTGCGATTGGAAATCAGCGCGTCGAAGATCGCATCGGGATTGGGCGTCGAAGGGGCCATCGGGGTCCTTTCACAAGCGCTCGAAGTTGCAGCGCCACTGTATTAGTTAGGTAAGGCGATCACATGATTCAATGGGTGTTGCGCGCGGCCGTTCGCGCGGAGGCCCGTGAGGCGCTGCGACGCGACCGACCAGCGGAGCGGCGTCGCGAGCGGAATGAAGGGGCCATAGCGGGCGAGAACCGCCTCGGCCTCGCTGACCTGTACCCGGCGTTGGCCGGCGTCGATATTGACCGTCGCCTGGTCGATCAGCTCCTGCGCCTCACGGTTGCACAGCGTATCGCGGCGGCACGAGAGGCGGCGCAGCGCCCAGAGCGCATCGTCGTTCGGTGCGACTTCGTCGATCAGGCGGAGGTCGGCGGTCGACGCCATCGGGACGCGCTGGCTCGGCACCCCGATCGCTTTGAAATCGGCGGAGACGTAAGCGAAGAGGATGCGCCCGCCGGGGGTGTCGGGGACCGCGATGCGCACTGGTTCGATCGCGCGTCCGGCGCCGCGCCAGGCATCGACCACGCGCTTCGCCTGTGCGAGGCGCGATGCCTCGTCATATTCGGCCCAGGCAGGGACGAGCGGCGCGGGGCCGCCGTCGCGCGCGTAGAGCGACGGACGCAGCGTGACCTGCGGCTGCCATTCGGCGAGCCCGAAGGCTTCGATCAGTCGCTCGCGCCGGATCGCGCGGATGAGTGCGTCGCGGTTGGCGTCGACCGCGAGGAAACCCTCGGCGCGGACGAACGACAGGCCGAACAGGCCGGGGACCGGATCGACGACGAGGCGCGAACGGCCGATGTTCGACGCGGCGAAATAGGGCAGGGTCGAAAAACGGCCGCCGATGACGCCATCGGCATAGCCGTTCTTGAACCGCGCGAGCGCGCCCGCGGGCGATGTGCCGACCAGCTCGATCGACGCGGCGGGGTCGTTCGCGGCGGCTTCGGCCGCCTCGGGGTCTTCGGCGAGCGGGTCGGGGACGGGCGAGAGCAGCACCGCGCGGCCGATCCTGCGCGCGCGCATCGGGCCCCAGCCCATGCCCTTGTTGACGATCGCCATCGAGGGCTGCGCGAGCAGTTCGAGGATAGCGGGCTGCGGCACCGAAAGGCGGATTTCGATCACGGTGTCGGTCATCGCCTTGATCGTCTCGACCTCGGGGAAATCATTCTTGAGGACGTGGCGGCTGGCGGGGGCGAGATAGGAGCGCAGGATTGCGGCGACATCCTCGGCCGTGACCTTGCGCCCGTTGGTCCATTTGGCTTCGCGAAGGCGGAAGATATAGCTGCGCCCATCGGTGGTGACCGTCCAGCGATCGGCGAGGCCGGTGTCGATTTGACCCTCGCCGTCATAGCGGACCAGTCCCTGCGAGGTCGCGTCGAGCAGCGCGGCATTGGCGGACGACAGCTCGCCAGCGAGCGGCGTCGCGGCAGGATTGAGCGTGCCGATCGCGGCGATCTTCACAGGGCCGCGCTCGCCGAACAAGCCGCAACTGGCGAGCGACAAGAGGGCGAGGCCGGCAAGGGTGCGGCCACCGAACCGGCGGCCCTTTTCCGCAATCATGGACGTGTCTGTTTCGAACGGCATCGCGGCGCACCATAGCCATGGGGACAGGCGCGCTTCAAGGGCCGCGAATCCTCGCCAGCAGCCAGGACTGGCCGGGCGCAGACAGCGCGAAGCGAGGGCCGGACGAAGCGACCGCCTGCCAGCTCGGCCGCGCAGCGCGGCGATACGGACTATTCAGCCTTGGCTTCGCGATAGCCCAGAAGCCATCCGCTGTCATAGGCATAGCAGAGGGCCCCCGCTGCTCTCCGCTCGGATTTTTCCAGCTTGCTGACATCGATCGTGCCAGGGCGGCCGGGCGCCGCGCAGGCTTGCAGGATCCCGCTCATTCTTATGGCCGCCCCGGGGTCGATCCCATAGCGCTGTTCGACGCTGATTGGCGGTGCAGGTGCGCGGCGCGGCCAGGGCAAGGCTGGCCGAGGTGGAGATGGTGGGTCGATCTTGGCTGCCTCCTCCGGAGAGGCTGGAGGCTGGGCCATCGCCGACGGGGCAAATGGTGATAGCGCCAGCAACAACAATATTTCACGCATAAAGCCCCCGTTCTGGTGCGGACGGCGGGACTTGAACCCGCATACCCAGAGGATGGCAGATTTTAAGTCTGCTGCGTCTACCGATTTCGCCACGTCCGCATGTTCCGGAGGGTCAAGCCGATGGGTTCATGGAGGTCAAGCGATGTTTGGCGCTTCCCGTGCCCGGACGGCTCGGCTAGACCCATGTAATGACAGCAGTCCTCGAAATTTCCGGCCTCGGAAAAACATATAAGAGCGGTCACACAGCATTGAGCGATGTCGACCTTTCCATCAACAGGGGCGAGATTTTCGCGCTGCTCGGGCCGAACGGCGCGGGCAAGACGACGCTGATCAGCATCGTCTGCGGAATCGTGACCGCGACCACGGGCAGCGTGACCGTCGCGGGGCACGACCATGCGCGCGATTATCGCGCCGCGCGGACGCTGATCGGGCTGGTGCCGCAGGAATTGCACACCGACGCGTTCGAAACGGTGATGGCGACGGTGAGTTTCTCGCGCGGGCTGTTCGGCAAGCCGCGCAACCCCGGGTTTATCGAGCAGCTGCTGCGCGACCTTTCCTTGTGGGACAAGCGCGATTCGAAGATCATGGAATTGTCGGGGGGCATGAAGCGCCGCGTGATGATCGCGAAGGCGCTCTCCCACGAGCCCGAGATTCTCTTCCTCGACGAACCGACCGCGGGGGTTGACGTCGAGCTGCGCCGCGACATGTGGAATATGGTGCGCGGCCTGCGCGAGCGCGGCGTCACGATCATCCTCACCACCCATTATATCGAGGAGGCCGAGGAAATGGCCGACCGCGTCGGGGTGATCACCGGCGGGCGGTTGATCCTGGTCGAACAGAAGGACGAGCTGATCAAGAAGCTGGGGCGCAAGACGCTGACACTCAATCTGGCCGAGCAACTGGAGGCCGTGCCCGTCGAACTTGCCGACTGGAAGCTTGCGCTCGCGGGCGACGGGCACGAACTCGTGTACGAATTCGACAGCCAGGCTGAGGCGACAGGGGTGCCCTCGCTGCTGCGGCGGATGACCGACATCGGGGTCCAGTTCAAGGATCTGCATACGCGGCAAAGCTCGCTCGAGGATATTTTCGTCGGGCTGGTGCACGAATCGAATGGCGTGAAGGGAGCCTCCGCATGACCGCGAACTGGCGCGGCGTGCGCGCAATCTACGCGTTCGAAATGGCGCGCTTCGGGCGCACCTTCTGGACCAGCCTGATGCTGCCGGTGATCACCACCGCGCTCTATTTCGTTGTCTTCGGATCGGCGATCGGCAGCCGGATGACCGAAGTCAGCAACGTCCCCTATGGCGCGTTCATCGTGCCCGGGCTGATGATGCTGACGATGTTCACCGAAAGCATCAGCAACGCCTCGTTCGGCATCTATATGCCCAAATGGACGGGGACGATTTACGAAATGCTGTCGGCGCCGTTGTCGCCGCTGGAAACGGTGATCGCCTATGTCGGCGCCGCCGCGACCAAGTCGGTGATCATCGGGTCGATCATTTTTGCGACCGCGCACCTGTTCGTCGATGTGCAGGTCGCGCACCCGCTGTTGATGGCGGCGTTTATGATCCTGATGGCGGTGACCTTCTGCCTGTTCGGCTTCATCATCGGGATCTGGGCGCAGAGTTTCGAGCAGCTTCAGGTGATCCCGATGCTCGTCATCTACCCGCTGACCTTTTTGGGCGGGGCTTTCTATTCGCTCGACATGCTGCCCGCGGCGTGGCGGACGGTGACTTTGTTCAACCCCGTGGTCTATCTGATCAGCGGGTTCCGCTGGACCTTCTTTGGCAAGGGCGATGTCGGGATCGAGGTTAGCATGGGCGCAGTGACGCTGTTCCTGGCGCTATGCCTGGGCGTCATTTTCTGGATGTTCCGCACCGGATACCGGCTCAAGAACTGATGGTGATCGCTGGACCGGCGCCGCGGCGCGGCGCCCGGTTTTAGCCGTTCAGGCGTTCGCGCATTTCCTTGCCCGGTTTGAAATAGGGCACGTTTTTCGCCTTCACGTCGACCGCCGCGCCCGTCCGGGGGTTGCGGCCGGTGCGCGATTCGCGCGACCGGGTGGAGAAGGCGCCGAAGCCACGCAGTTCGACACGCCCGCCCGAAGCGAGCTGATCGACGATGGAATCGAAGAAAGTGTCGACGATGCGCTCGACCTCATCGACCCGCAAATCGCTGTTTTCGCTCGCGATCTTTTGAACCAGTTCTGACCGGATCATGTGCTTCCCCTAATATACAGTCACGCATTCCCCGCCGAAGCGGGTCCCGGTCGTTGCCGGTCAATTGTGCGTGAGACCCCTCCCAACGCGCGGAGAAGGTATCACGAATCCTTGTTTGATCAAAATATATCGCGACACGAAAAAGGCCCGCAGAGGGACACTCTGCGGGCCTTTGTTTCGCCTGACGGCGGAAGGAGGAAATTAATCCTTCTTGCCGGCCTTCAGCGCCTCGCCGAGGATGTCGCCGAGCGACGCACCCGAGTCCGACGAACCGTACTGCGCGACGGCTTCCTTCTCTTCGGCGATCTGCATCGCCTTGACCGAGAAGTTCGGCTTTTTCGAACGGTCGAAGCCGATGACCATCGCATCGAACTTCTGGCCGACCTGGTAACGTTCGGCGCGCTGTTCGTCGCGGTCGCGGCCAAGGTCGGCGCGCTTGATGAAGCCGGTGGCGCCATCTTCGCCAGCCTGGACTTCGAGGCCGTTGTCGCGGACTTCGAGGACGGTGACGGTGATGACGTCGTTCTTCTTCACCGAACCGGCAGCGGCGGTGCCGCCGCCAACGGCCGGAGCACCCTTTTCAAGCTGCTTGATGCCGAGGCTGATGCGTTCCTTCTCGACGTCGACGTCGAGAACGACGACCTGCACGGCCTCGCCCTTGCGGTGGAGGTGCAGTGCTTCTTCGCCCGAGATGCCCCAAGCGATGTCCGACATGTGAACCATGCCGTCGACGTCGCCCGGCAGGCCGACGAACAGACCGAATTCGGTCGCGTTCTTGACTTCGCCTTCGACGACCGAGCCCACCGGGTGGGTTTCGGCGAATGCGCCCCAGGGGTTCGACTGAGCCTGCTTGAGGCCGAGCGAGATGCGGCGCTTGTCGCTGTCGACTTCGAGGACGATGACGTCGACTTCCTGGCTGGTCGAAACGATCTTGCCGGGGTGGACGTTCTTCTTGACCCACGACATTTCGCTGACGTGGACCAGGCCTTCGATGCCGGCTTCGAGTTCGACGAACGCACCATAATCGGTGATGTTCGTGACCGTGCCCGACAGCTTCGCACCGACGGGGTACTTGGCGGCGACGCCTTCCCACGGATCGCTTTCGAGCTGCTTCATGCCGAGGCTGATGCGCTGCGTGTCGCGGTTGATGCGGATGATCTGGACGCGGACATTGTCACCGATGTTGATGACTTCGCTCGGGTGGTTGACGCGCTTGTAGCTCATGTCGGTGACATGGAGCAGGCCGTCGATGCCGCCGAGGTCGACGAACGCACCATAGTCGGTGATGTTCTTGACGGCGCCTTCGATGATCTGGCCTTCTTCGAGGTTCTGGATCAGGCCCGAGCGCTGTTCGGCGCGCGTTTCTTCGAGGATGGCGCGGCGCGACACGACGATGTTGCCGCGGCGGCGATCCATCTTGAGGATCTGGAAGGGCTGCGGCAGGTCCATGAGCGGGCCGACGTCGCGCACGGGGCGGATGTCGACCTGCGAACCGGGAAGGAACGCCACGGCGCCGCCGAGGTCGACGGTGAAGCCGCCCTTGACGCGGCCGAAGATGACGCCTTCGACGCGGGCTTCCTTGTTGAATTCTTCTTCGAGGCGGTCCCAGGCGGCTTCGCGGCGAGCACGGTCGCGCGACAGCATGGTTTCGCCATTGGCGTTTTCGACGCGGTCGACATAGACTTCGACTTCGTCACCGACATTGATGTCGGCCTTCTGGCCCGGCATCGCGAATTCGCGAAGCGGCACGCGGCCTTCGCTCTTCAGGCCGATGTCGATCACTGCCAGGTCGTTTTCGATCGCGGTCACGGTGCCCTTGACGACGCGGCCTTCAAAGCCGCCGTCGGCACCACCAAGCGATTCATCGAGCATCGCGGCGAAATCGTCGCGCGTCGGGAAAGCCGTAGTGGCCATAGTTGTGTTTCCTTACTTCATTTGTTCCGGCCAAGCGGTTGGATCCGCTGGTCTTAATGGCCGATCTGCCATGCCTGCCGGATGCAGGACACAGCATCCTTCGAACATTAGCGGGCAAGCCATGGGCAAAGCAAAATGGGCGCGACGGGTGCATCCCCTCACGCCCGACACTCGGTTTCGAGCGACGGTTTGACCATGCCTCGACCTGCTAAAAAGCCCGTCGGACGGCGCGCATATAGTCTTCAGGCCCTACGGAAGCAAGGCGAAAAGCCCGTTTTAGCCGCACGCCTTCCGGCGCTCTTCGACGAAGGCGATCGCGGCGGCGAGCGCGGCGTCGCGGTCCATGTCGGTGTTGTCGAGCAGCATCGCGTCGGGCGCGCACATCAGGGGGGCATCGGCGCGGCCGGTGTCGCGCGCGTCGCGGGCGTGGACATCGGCGAGCACGGCGTCATACGTCACATCGACGCCGCGTCCGCGCATTTCGGCATGGCGGCGGCGCGCGCGTTCTTCGGGGCTGGCGGTGACGAACAGCTTCGCGTCGGCGTGCGGCGCGATGACCGTGCCGATATCGCGCCCGTCGAGCACCGCCCCGCCCGGTTGGTTGGCAAAATCGACCTGACGCTGGAATAATGCAGCGCGGACCCCGGGGTGAACCGACGCGCGGCTGGCGAGGCTGCCTGTGCTCTCGAAGCGCAGCGCGGGGTCATCGAGCAGGCTGTCCGGAAAATCGCACGCGGCGAGAGCGTCGACGGCACTGTCTGGGTCGCCGTGGTTGAGCTGCGTCTGGTAACCGACCGCGCGATAGAGCAGGCCGGTGTCGAGCACGGGCAGGCCGAAATGAGCAGCCAGCCCCTTGGCGATCGTGCCCTTGCCCGATGCGGTGGGGCCGTCGACGGCGATGATCATTGCTGAAGCCCGGCGAGCAGTTGCTCGAAATTGGGGAAGCTGGTCGCGACGGGGGCGATGTCGTCGATCGTCACCGGCGCCTTGCTGGCCAGACCGGCGACGGCGAAGCTCATGCAGATGCGGTGGTCGAGGTGGCCGGCGATGGTGGCGCCGCCGGGAAGCGGGTCGCCGCCGGTGCCGTCGATGATCAGCCCGTCCTCGGTTTCTTCGACGCGCGCGCCGATCGCCTTGAGCCCGGTCGCCATCACCGCGATGCGGTCGCTTTCCTTGACGCGCAGTTCGTCGAGCCCGGTCGTGACGGTGCGGCCTTCGGCGAGTGCTGCTGCGACGAAGAGGATCGGAAATTCGTCGACCATGCTCGGCACGATGGCGGGGTCGACGGCGATGCCTTTGAGCGCGCTGTGGCGGACGCGGAGGTCGGCGACGGGTTCGCCGCCCACCTCGCGAGCATCGAGCAGTTCGATGTTGCCGCCCATCTGTTGCAGAACCTCGACCAGCCCGGCGCGGGTCGGATTGAGGCCGACATTGGCGATGGTGACGTCCGACCCCGGAACGAGGAGCGCGGCGACGATGAAGAAGGCGGCCGACGAAGGGTCGCCCGGAACGACGATCGTCTGCGGCTTCAGCTCGGCCTCGCCGCGGATGCGGATTTGGCGCGTGCCATCAGCGCCCAATTCGACGGTCAGGTCGGCACCGAAGCCCTTGAGCATGCGTTCGCTATGGTCGCGGGTCGGCACGGGCTCGATCACTTCGGTAACGCCCGGCGTGTTGAGACCGGCGAGCAGCACCGCGCTCTTCACCTGCGCCGAAGCCATCGGCAGGCGGTAGGAAAGGGGGATGGCCGGC from Sphingopyxis sp. CCNWLW2 encodes:
- a CDS encoding DUF4112 domain-containing protein, with product MAPSTPNPDAIFDALISNRNDPAALRKRVETLEILLERSFIIPGINRPVGLDAIVGLVPVVGDVIAATMGAYLIWEARNLGMPKWKIWRMVGNLGVDTALGAIPLVGDAFDFFFRSNTRNLRIIKKHLDKHHPGTIIIDQ
- a CDS encoding SURF1 family protein, with the protein product MTRTRRAVFAAAALIAAIGLAALGVWQIERRVWKHELVAAVEARVHAAPVAAPGPGAWDAVDAKNDVYRRVTATGQFRHDRETLVQAVTDRGPGYWVLTPLETPRFTLLVNRGFVPKDRRDPKTRAAGNVAGPVTVTGLLRVTEPEGAFLRSNDAAAGRWFSRDVAAIAKARGLGNTAPYFVDADASPNPGGYPVGGLTIVRFPDNHLVYALTWFALCALSLFFAWRLWRIRD
- a CDS encoding ABC transporter substrate-binding protein, with the translated sequence MPFETDTSMIAEKGRRFGGRTLAGLALLSLASCGLFGERGPVKIAAIGTLNPAATPLAGELSSANAALLDATSQGLVRYDGEGQIDTGLADRWTVTTDGRSYIFRLREAKWTNGRKVTAEDVAAILRSYLAPASRHVLKNDFPEVETIKAMTDTVIEIRLSVPQPAILELLAQPSMAIVNKGMGWGPMRARRIGRAVLLSPVPDPLAEDPEAAEAAANDPAASIELVGTSPAGALARFKNGYADGVIGGRFSTLPYFAASNIGRSRLVVDPVPGLFGLSFVRAEGFLAVDANRDALIRAIRRERLIEAFGLAEWQPQVTLRPSLYARDGGPAPLVPAWAEYDEASRLAQAKRVVDAWRGAGRAIEPVRIAVPDTPGGRILFAYVSADFKAIGVPSQRVPMASTADLRLIDEVAPNDDALWALRRLSCRRDTLCNREAQELIDQATVNIDAGQRRVQVSEAEAVLARYGPFIPLATPLRWSVASQRLTGLRANGRAQHPLNHVIALPN
- a CDS encoding ATP-binding protein; this encodes MTRPTIPATTPSRAPAGRRNMTLLIQLRWIAVGGQLATIGIVSGPMGIALPHAPLLAAIMVLIAINFASIALLRRGRAVTNAELTAVLLFDVAALCWQLHHSGGLANPFASLFLLQVVIGAILLTPRSSWAIVVAALAALAALRVDPTPLVLPPAYAGDPMGLYLKGSFVCFLLIAVLFVAFVTRINRNLRDSDAALATSRQRAAEEDHIVRMGLLASGAAHELGTPLSTLSVLIGDWKAAPRLAKDREMQEDLADMDAAVQRCKAIVSGILMSAGEARGEAPQLTTMRASFNEIVAHTRAVRRPGTVEFNDRFGADVAIVSDPALRQVIGNVLDNAAEVSPDWTRFTTSRDGDMLVIEIADQGPGFSPEMLENFGQPYRSTKGRPGGGLGLFLLVNVLRKLGGGASVSNRDVGGALVRIFLPISALARPDGEKA
- a CDS encoding ABC transporter ATP-binding protein, with the translated sequence MTAVLEISGLGKTYKSGHTALSDVDLSINRGEIFALLGPNGAGKTTLISIVCGIVTATTGSVTVAGHDHARDYRAARTLIGLVPQELHTDAFETVMATVSFSRGLFGKPRNPGFIEQLLRDLSLWDKRDSKIMELSGGMKRRVMIAKALSHEPEILFLDEPTAGVDVELRRDMWNMVRGLRERGVTIILTTHYIEEAEEMADRVGVITGGRLILVEQKDELIKKLGRKTLTLNLAEQLEAVPVELADWKLALAGDGHELVYEFDSQAEATGVPSLLRRMTDIGVQFKDLHTRQSSLEDIFVGLVHESNGVKGASA
- a CDS encoding prolyl oligopeptidase family serine peptidase; this encodes MIRASLAALALSCSITAVATAAPQDKDRYLWLEDIEGTKALDWVKKENAATDKLITNRPGFEADRKRAREILDDDRQIAMPGEVMGDTITNFWRDAANPRGIWRQSPLDAYLAGKPVWTVLIDVDALGKAEKQSWVWHGANCLAPDYKRCLVSLSPGGTDADIVREWDRTTKSFVTGGFALPQAKSSVTWENADTLLVATDYGAGSMTASGYPRIVKRWKRGTPLASAETVAEGEQEDVGMNVFAFTDGDKRWPMISRGKTFYTTDIKLRNIDGSRYISTIVPDTASVRDVVDGQLIIFLNKDWANIPAGSLVSLSLADMSADRQVPIVTAMTPTKAQAIENVSATDNILWVKALDDVEGKLFALRRDPASGQWSQKEVALADKATVTIAGTIGRRDIVLATAETMLMPPTLYAVGETGAPQAVQSLPATFDAKEMFVEKRFATSKDGTRVPYFLVLKKSDSEAPVPALIHAYGGFRSAQTPGYLTGQPYRAGPLGLFWVEDGNAYVLAGIRGGGEYGPAWHQAALREKRQASFDDLHAVAEDLVKTGVSAKGKIAISGRSNGGVLVGAAMTQRPDLYGAVISGSPIKDMWRYDKMLAGASWVAEYGDPDVPEDWAFLSKYSPYHNIRKGVKYPPTFLYLSTKDDRVHPGHARKYAARLMENGNRVYYHEYLEGGHSVGADHAEDAVRAAMLHGFLLRELVEKK
- a CDS encoding ABC transporter permease, which encodes MTANWRGVRAIYAFEMARFGRTFWTSLMLPVITTALYFVVFGSAIGSRMTEVSNVPYGAFIVPGLMMLTMFTESISNASFGIYMPKWTGTIYEMLSAPLSPLETVIAYVGAAATKSVIIGSIIFATAHLFVDVQVAHPLLMAAFMILMAVTFCLFGFIIGIWAQSFEQLQVIPMLVIYPLTFLGGAFYSLDMLPAAWRTVTLFNPVVYLISGFRWTFFGKGDVGIEVSMGAVTLFLALCLGVIFWMFRTGYRLKN
- a CDS encoding response regulator transcription factor — encoded protein: MTEVEDSGRRLLIVEDDETFARTLKRSFERRGYAVEVAHSPEEMDALLTAFRPGYAVVDLKLGGASGLACVQTLRASDATMRIVVLTGFASIATAVEAIKLGASYYLAKPSNTDDIEAAFDRAEGNAETPLDARPSSIKTVEWEHIHQILVETDFNISETARRLGMHRRTLARKLEKRQIR